One window of the Labilibaculum sp. genome contains the following:
- a CDS encoding patatin-like phospholipase family protein, with amino-acid sequence MKIGIALGGGGVRGFAHLGVLKALEEKGIRPDLISGVSAGAIIGAFVASGYTYEKTLKILKNKSLMAYSKLHYPKYGLFGLDGLKEDIQKHIKIKKIENLQIPLFVTVSNLNDGRVEYVKEGDLSTYLLASASIPVLFAPVLIDGKMYSDGGLFDNLPISPLLQKCDVIIAVNVSPVHKIEKFDNLVQVASRTFQLGVHSNSIRHKERCSLFIEPTGLREYEILNGNHAQEIFELGYNYTKSLEIAPFE; translated from the coding sequence ATGAAAATAGGAATAGCACTAGGAGGTGGAGGCGTTCGGGGCTTTGCTCATTTGGGTGTATTAAAAGCACTCGAAGAGAAAGGAATTCGTCCCGATCTAATTTCCGGCGTTAGTGCGGGAGCAATAATTGGTGCTTTTGTTGCCTCAGGCTACACTTATGAAAAAACGCTGAAGATTTTAAAAAATAAGAGTCTGATGGCCTACTCCAAATTGCATTATCCTAAATATGGATTGTTTGGTTTGGATGGATTAAAAGAAGACATTCAAAAACACATTAAAATCAAGAAAATTGAAAATTTACAAATTCCGTTATTTGTTACAGTATCGAATTTAAACGATGGCAGGGTTGAATATGTTAAGGAAGGAGATTTAAGCACTTATCTTTTAGCCTCGGCCAGCATTCCTGTACTCTTTGCTCCTGTTCTGATTGATGGCAAAATGTATTCCGATGGCGGACTATTCGACAACCTTCCTATTTCTCCCTTATTGCAAAAATGCGATGTAATTATTGCTGTAAATGTGAGTCCGGTTCATAAAATTGAAAAGTTTGATAATCTGGTTCAGGTGGCATCCCGAACTTTTCAGTTAGGAGTTCACTCAAATAGTATTCGTCACAAAGAAAGATGCTCTTTATTTATTGAGCCAACCGGCTTGCGGGAATATGAAATTCTGAATGGAAATCACGCTCAGGAAATTTTTGAATTGGGATACAATTACACAAAAAGTTTAGAAATCGCTCCGTTTGAATAA
- a CDS encoding Gfo/Idh/MocA family oxidoreductase produces the protein MTIKWGILGAGKIAKKFAEDFKVVTNGTILAVASRSQNRSNEFANEFEIPEAYSSYEEMVKNSDIDLVYIATPHNFHLEHVRLCLNNGKSVLCEKPVTVNSAEFTILQNLAKKKNLFFMEALWTYYLPAIIKAINWIREDKIGEIKQVQVSFGYTGNMDEKMRLANPDLAGGALLDIGIYGIAMAELVFDEEIEDIQAMAHFSETGIDDYNSIQLKYKSGGIAQISSSFVSELKNEAVIYGTKGRIEIPQFWMAKKAFLISPDEKLEFINNELQLGYNHEAFAVNELLKKGAIESSVVPLIKSKSILSIMDQVRKQIGLKYPFEKQLYE, from the coding sequence ATGACTATTAAATGGGGAATTTTAGGTGCAGGAAAAATAGCAAAGAAATTTGCAGAAGATTTTAAAGTTGTTACAAACGGTACTATTTTAGCTGTTGCATCAAGATCACAGAACCGCTCCAACGAATTTGCGAATGAATTTGAAATTCCGGAAGCATATTCTTCCTATGAAGAAATGGTGAAAAATTCAGATATCGACCTTGTGTACATTGCTACGCCTCACAATTTTCATTTGGAACATGTCAGGCTCTGCCTGAATAATGGAAAATCTGTATTGTGCGAAAAACCGGTCACAGTAAACTCAGCGGAATTTACCATTCTTCAAAATTTGGCCAAAAAAAAGAACTTATTTTTTATGGAAGCTCTTTGGACCTATTACCTGCCGGCCATTATTAAAGCCATAAATTGGATTCGGGAAGATAAAATAGGCGAAATTAAACAAGTACAGGTAAGTTTTGGTTACACTGGCAATATGGATGAAAAAATGCGGTTGGCAAATCCAGATTTGGCGGGTGGTGCCTTATTGGATATTGGAATATATGGTATTGCCATGGCTGAGTTGGTGTTTGATGAGGAAATTGAAGACATACAGGCTATGGCTCATTTTTCTGAAACAGGTATTGATGATTACAACAGCATTCAATTGAAATATAAAAGTGGCGGAATCGCACAAATTTCAAGTTCTTTTGTTTCCGAACTTAAAAACGAGGCCGTAATATACGGTACCAAGGGACGAATAGAAATCCCTCAATTTTGGATGGCTAAAAAAGCGTTTTTGATAAGTCCTGATGAAAAATTAGAGTTTATCAATAACGAATTGCAACTTGGGTACAATCATGAAGCTTTTGCTGTAAATGAATTACTAAAAAAAGGAGCAATTGAAAGTTCTGTAGTACCTTTAATAAAAAGTAAAAGCATATTATCAATAATGGATCAAGTAAGGAAACAAATTGGTTTAAAATATCCGTTTGAAAAGCAATTGTATGAATAA
- a CDS encoding C-GCAxxG-C-C family protein: MNSKATQALEAFQSGMNCAQSVLLPYANDYKFDDNLAYQISSGFGDGMGRLQKTCGAVSGAFMVLGIHNCKKYSNHQLQTENNRILIQEFNRKFVLKHNYTNCNELIACNLNTEEGQAYAEKNNIKERICEKCIIDAIEIVDSLINNFK, encoded by the coding sequence ATGAATTCAAAAGCAACTCAAGCTTTAGAGGCATTTCAATCGGGAATGAATTGTGCCCAGTCGGTGCTGTTGCCATATGCCAACGATTATAAATTTGATGATAATTTGGCTTACCAAATTTCAAGTGGATTTGGGGATGGAATGGGAAGGCTTCAAAAAACCTGTGGTGCTGTTAGCGGTGCATTTATGGTTTTGGGAATTCATAACTGCAAAAAATACAGCAACCATCAGCTCCAAACTGAAAACAATCGAATTTTAATTCAGGAATTTAATCGCAAATTTGTACTAAAGCACAACTATACAAATTGCAATGAACTAATAGCCTGCAATCTAAATACCGAAGAAGGACAGGCTTACGCTGAAAAAAATAATATAAAAGAAAGAATCTGTGAAAAATGCATAATCGATGCCATCGAAATTGTAGATTCACTGATTAATAACTTCAAATAG
- a CDS encoding putative quinol monooxygenase: MEIRKNETQLVCIARFIANEGEADQLIKNLHALLLPTHQEGGCIRYELNQSIDNPHVITFVEKFYDQKTFDEHCSQKYITDFFNDGKPDHVKEFDVSLHKQILP; the protein is encoded by the coding sequence ATGGAAATTAGAAAAAATGAAACTCAGTTGGTTTGTATTGCCAGATTTATTGCGAATGAGGGCGAGGCCGATCAGTTAATCAAAAATTTACATGCTTTACTATTGCCAACGCATCAGGAGGGAGGCTGCATCCGATATGAATTAAATCAGAGTATCGATAATCCGCATGTAATTACTTTTGTAGAGAAGTTTTACGATCAGAAAACTTTCGATGAGCATTGCAGTCAAAAATATATTACAGACTTTTTTAATGATGGCAAGCCTGATCACGTTAAGGAATTTGATGTGAGCCTGCATAAGCAGATACTGCCCTAG
- a CDS encoding cysteate synthase, which produces MAIDFRATEYILESLQTGNKFEDEGWTLDAPAEEKACLIRTKYQKRQLELKDNSLGIYKFADWLPVHRILEGSSAPATYKSEGLSKYLGLENLYITFSGYWPEKGANFRTCSFKETEAFSVSGRLSDTGQVLVVASAGNTARAFARVCSDNRIPLLLCVPEDNIDALWFDEPIEENVRLIATKSGSDYFDAIHLSNLACQLDGFITEGGAKNVARRDGMGTTVLSAVTEIGKIPDYYFQAVGSGTGAIAAWEANLRFIEDGRFGSNKMKLMVSQNAPFLPMYDAWKADSREMLPLDDNLARKQVEEILAKVLSNRKPPYSIVGGMFDAMKDAGGDVLKATNDEAMEAAKIFEETEGNDIHPASAVAVASLIKYVQEGNINKKACIMLNITGGGEERFKREKEVCYLKPSHIFEINPELDSLKEVLEKLFKIESSEII; this is translated from the coding sequence ATGGCTATAGATTTTCGAGCTACTGAATATATTCTTGAGTCTTTACAGACAGGAAATAAATTTGAAGATGAAGGGTGGACTTTGGATGCTCCTGCTGAAGAAAAAGCTTGTTTGATAAGAACTAAATATCAAAAAAGGCAACTTGAACTTAAGGATAACTCATTGGGAATTTATAAGTTCGCCGATTGGTTGCCTGTCCACAGAATATTGGAAGGATCATCTGCTCCGGCAACTTATAAGAGTGAAGGATTGTCTAAATATTTGGGTTTAGAAAATTTATATATCACATTTAGTGGATACTGGCCCGAAAAAGGAGCAAATTTTAGAACCTGCTCTTTTAAAGAAACAGAGGCTTTTTCGGTAAGTGGCAGGTTGAGTGACACGGGACAAGTACTTGTGGTTGCATCTGCAGGAAATACTGCCCGTGCATTTGCAAGAGTATGTTCCGATAATCGTATTCCTTTGCTGCTTTGTGTTCCTGAGGATAATATTGATGCGCTTTGGTTCGATGAGCCAATTGAGGAGAATGTTAGATTGATTGCAACAAAATCGGGAAGCGATTATTTTGATGCGATTCATTTATCGAATCTGGCCTGTCAGCTGGACGGTTTCATTACTGAAGGCGGAGCTAAAAATGTGGCTCGAAGAGATGGAATGGGAACTACTGTTCTTTCTGCGGTAACAGAGATTGGCAAAATTCCTGATTATTATTTTCAGGCTGTTGGCAGCGGAACAGGAGCAATTGCTGCTTGGGAAGCTAATCTTCGCTTTATTGAAGACGGTCGTTTTGGTTCCAATAAAATGAAATTGATGGTGTCTCAGAATGCTCCATTTTTACCGATGTATGATGCATGGAAAGCTGATTCGAGGGAAATGTTGCCATTGGACGATAATTTGGCGAGAAAACAAGTGGAAGAAATCCTGGCCAAAGTGTTGTCGAATCGCAAACCTCCTTATTCAATTGTTGGAGGGATGTTTGATGCGATGAAGGACGCGGGTGGTGATGTGTTAAAGGCTACTAACGATGAAGCAATGGAAGCGGCCAAAATATTTGAAGAGACTGAAGGAAATGATATTCATCCTGCTTCTGCTGTTGCTGTAGCCAGTTTAATTAAATATGTGCAGGAAGGAAATATCAATAAAAAGGCTTGCATCATGCTGAATATAACCGGAGGAGGCGAAGAGCGTTTTAAAAGAGAAAAAGAGGTTTGTTATCTGAAACCATCTCATATCTTCGAAATTAATCCGGAACTAGATTCACTGAAAGAGGTGTTGGAGAAGCTCTTTAAAATAGAGTCTTCGGAAATAATATAA
- a CDS encoding AMP-binding protein, producing the protein MNKLSYEHGSSNVPLLGETITERLRKTVELFGDRDALIVPYQNYKATYLEFWQQIEDVAKGLLAFGVEKGDRVGIWSPNRHEWVIVQFATARIGAILVNVNPAYKSAELKFALRQSEISILIMSEGFRKTSYIEIIQEVRQSCIHLKQIVILDRDWHAVIEAGKRISTSQIEEIESQLQFDDPINIQYTSGTTGFPKGATLTHHNILNNGYFIGERLHYNETDRVCIPVPFYHCFGMVLGNMACITHGSAMVIPGEAFEAETVLQTVQNEKCTSLYGVPLMFIAELEHPNFKKYDLSSLRTGIMAGASCPEKAMLEVQEKMNMKEVAICYGMTETSPVSTQTFVNDELSKRVGTVGKVHPHQEIKIINPETGKIAARGENGEFCTRGYSVMLKYWNNEEATKAVIDNAGWMHTGDLASMDEDGYVTITGRIKDLIIRGGENISPFEIEEFFHSHESISEVYVIGVPDYKYGEVVMAWVKFKEGKSATEEELRDYCKGQIATYKIPKYFKFTSEFPTTVTGKIRKVEMRDISSKELELVGR; encoded by the coding sequence ATGAACAAACTATCTTACGAGCACGGAAGCTCGAATGTGCCTCTTTTAGGCGAAACAATTACTGAACGACTTCGCAAAACGGTCGAATTATTTGGCGATAGAGATGCCTTAATTGTACCTTATCAAAATTACAAAGCAACATATCTTGAGTTTTGGCAACAAATTGAGGACGTTGCAAAAGGATTACTTGCATTTGGTGTAGAAAAAGGAGACCGGGTTGGAATATGGTCGCCAAACAGACACGAGTGGGTAATTGTTCAATTTGCCACAGCCAGAATTGGCGCTATTCTGGTAAATGTTAATCCGGCCTATAAATCAGCAGAACTTAAATTTGCCCTTCGTCAATCAGAAATTAGTATTTTGATTATGTCGGAAGGATTTCGAAAAACCAGCTACATCGAAATTATTCAGGAGGTGAGACAATCCTGCATTCATCTAAAGCAAATTGTAATTTTAGATCGGGATTGGCATGCGGTGATTGAAGCTGGCAAGAGAATTTCAACATCTCAAATCGAAGAAATAGAATCTCAACTTCAGTTTGATGATCCAATCAATATTCAATACACTTCAGGAACTACAGGTTTTCCAAAAGGAGCCACTTTAACGCATCACAACATTTTAAACAACGGTTACTTTATTGGTGAGCGATTGCATTACAATGAAACGGACCGCGTTTGTATACCGGTACCGTTTTACCACTGCTTTGGAATGGTATTAGGCAATATGGCATGCATTACGCATGGTTCTGCTATGGTTATTCCGGGTGAGGCATTCGAAGCTGAAACCGTATTGCAAACCGTTCAAAACGAAAAATGCACCTCACTTTACGGCGTCCCTTTGATGTTTATTGCGGAACTCGAACATCCTAATTTTAAAAAATATGATTTAAGCAGTTTGCGCACCGGTATTATGGCGGGAGCATCCTGTCCTGAAAAAGCAATGCTTGAGGTTCAGGAAAAAATGAACATGAAAGAAGTAGCCATTTGCTATGGCATGACAGAAACCTCTCCTGTTTCCACTCAAACATTTGTTAATGATGAATTGAGTAAACGAGTAGGAACGGTTGGTAAGGTTCATCCTCATCAGGAAATTAAGATTATCAATCCCGAAACGGGAAAGATTGCTGCACGTGGCGAAAATGGTGAATTCTGCACCCGGGGATACTCCGTAATGCTTAAATATTGGAACAACGAAGAGGCAACCAAAGCGGTTATCGATAATGCCGGATGGATGCATACCGGTGATTTGGCAAGCATGGACGAAGACGGTTACGTAACCATTACGGGTAGAATAAAAGACTTGATTATTCGCGGTGGTGAAAACATTTCTCCGTTCGAAATTGAAGAATTCTTTCATTCTCACGAAAGCATTAGCGAAGTATATGTAATTGGTGTACCCGACTACAAATACGGCGAAGTTGTAATGGCTTGGGTGAAGTTTAAAGAAGGCAAATCGGCCACTGAAGAAGAACTTAGAGATTATTGCAAGGGACAAATTGCGACTTACAAAATCCCAAAATATTTTAAATTCACAAGCGAATTCCCAACTACCGTAACGGGGAAAATCCGTAAAGTTGAAATGAGAGATATTTCGAGTAAAGAATTGGAGTTGGTTGGACGATAA
- a CDS encoding deoxyhypusine synthase family protein — protein sequence MQNKGPVTKFILEHYRHFNSAALVDAAVAYEKHLSEGKKMMITLGGAMSTAELGRSLAEMIRQDKVHIITCTGANLEEDIMNLVAHSHYKRVPHYRDLTPEDEWALLEKGLNRVTDTCIPEEEAFRRLQKHVYNIWKAAEDNGERYFPHEFMYKLLLSGVLEQYYEIDPKNSWMLEAARKNLPIVVPGWEDSTMGNIFASYCLKGELKASTMKSGIEYMTWLADYYTNNAGDQGIGFFQIGGGIAGDFPICVVPMLYQDMERTNTPFWSYFCQISDSTTSYGSYSGAVPNEKITWGKLGIETPKFIIESDATIVAPLVFAYLLGW from the coding sequence ATGCAAAATAAAGGACCCGTTACTAAATTCATACTTGAACATTACAGACATTTTAATTCAGCCGCGTTGGTTGATGCTGCAGTTGCTTACGAAAAGCATTTATCGGAAGGAAAGAAGATGATGATTACTCTTGGTGGTGCTATGAGTACTGCCGAGTTAGGAAGATCATTGGCTGAAATGATTCGTCAGGATAAAGTTCATATTATCACTTGTACCGGAGCAAATTTAGAAGAAGATATCATGAATCTGGTTGCTCACTCGCATTACAAAAGAGTGCCTCATTACAGAGATTTAACTCCAGAGGACGAATGGGCTTTGTTGGAGAAAGGTTTAAATAGGGTAACAGATACATGTATTCCGGAAGAGGAAGCTTTTAGAAGATTACAAAAACACGTTTATAATATTTGGAAAGCAGCTGAAGATAATGGGGAGAGATATTTTCCACATGAGTTTATGTATAAACTGTTGCTTTCAGGAGTGTTGGAGCAATATTATGAAATTGATCCTAAAAATAGTTGGATGCTCGAAGCAGCCAGGAAAAACCTTCCGATTGTAGTTCCTGGTTGGGAAGATTCTACTATGGGAAATATTTTTGCATCCTACTGCTTAAAAGGAGAATTGAAGGCGTCGACTATGAAATCAGGAATTGAATACATGACTTGGTTGGCTGATTATTATACCAATAATGCAGGAGACCAAGGTATTGGGTTTTTCCAAATTGGCGGTGGTATAGCGGGAGATTTTCCAATATGTGTAGTTCCTATGTTGTATCAGGATATGGAAAGAACAAACACTCCTTTTTGGAGTTATTTCTGCCAAATTTCTGATTCTACAACAAGTTACGGATCATATTCGGGCGCTGTTCCAAACGAGAAAATTACTTGGGGTAAGTTAGGTATTGAAACGCCTAAATTTATCATTGAATCAGATGCTACAATAGTAGCACCCTTGGTTTTCGCATATCTATTAGGTTGGTAA
- a CDS encoding arginine decarboxylase, with amino-acid sequence MKNTYFDLIEQSYYFPQEGFDLRDDYLTFQGISMKYLIEKHGTPFRFFYLPRIGDQIKKARNLFNKAIKKNNYAGSYEYCYCTKCNHFAHVIGEALKHNVNLETSSAFDIDLILNLHRDKKIDFDRIIVHNGYKTDEYLKKILEMQEVGFKNSIIIFDSVQELDRLEILAKDRVVKVGLRMAINEESQSAYYTSRMGIRSNEIINFYNDRIKNNPKFELKMLHFFVDSGIKDSLYYWGEFQKALKVYSELKKDSESLDSFNLGGGFPIRNHLGFEYQYEYMINEIISNIKDACMKDEIPEPNIYTEFGKYTVGESGAIVFKVLEQKQQNDTESWYLIDNSLMNTIPDAWSIHEKFILLPINKWKNEYKRVNIGGISCDHSDYYNSEDLNQEVLLPSYSNDEKEPLYIGFFHTGAYQDAISGYGGIKHCLIPSPKHVIIDRDEKGNFFDYVYRNEQSADEMFKLLGYKK; translated from the coding sequence ATGAAAAATACCTATTTTGATTTGATTGAACAGAGCTATTATTTTCCTCAGGAAGGCTTTGATTTACGCGATGATTATCTCACCTTTCAAGGCATTTCTATGAAATACCTTATAGAAAAACATGGTACTCCATTTAGATTCTTTTACCTTCCCCGAATAGGAGACCAAATAAAAAAAGCCCGGAATCTTTTCAATAAAGCGATAAAAAAAAATAATTACGCAGGTTCTTACGAGTATTGTTACTGTACAAAGTGCAATCACTTTGCCCATGTAATTGGCGAAGCATTAAAGCATAATGTTAATCTTGAGACATCATCAGCTTTTGATATTGATTTAATTTTAAATCTTCATAGAGATAAAAAAATTGATTTCGATCGAATAATTGTTCACAATGGTTACAAGACGGATGAGTATTTGAAAAAAATTCTGGAAATGCAGGAGGTTGGTTTTAAAAACAGCATCATCATTTTCGATAGTGTACAGGAATTAGACCGACTGGAGATATTGGCAAAAGACCGGGTTGTGAAAGTCGGTTTGCGAATGGCCATTAATGAGGAATCACAATCGGCCTATTATACTTCCAGAATGGGAATCCGCAGTAACGAAATTATTAATTTTTACAACGACAGAATTAAAAACAATCCAAAGTTTGAGCTGAAAATGCTTCATTTCTTTGTTGATTCAGGAATTAAGGATAGTTTGTACTATTGGGGTGAATTTCAGAAGGCATTAAAGGTATATTCAGAATTAAAAAAGGATAGTGAGAGTCTGGATTCATTTAATTTGGGTGGTGGTTTTCCAATACGTAACCATCTTGGATTCGAGTACCAATACGAATATATGATTAATGAAATTATTTCCAACATAAAGGATGCCTGCATGAAGGATGAAATTCCTGAACCGAATATCTATACCGAATTTGGTAAATATACTGTTGGAGAAAGTGGTGCGATTGTGTTTAAAGTACTGGAGCAGAAACAACAAAACGATACCGAATCATGGTATCTGATTGATAATAGTTTAATGAATACCATTCCTGATGCATGGTCTATTCACGAGAAATTTATTTTATTACCCATCAATAAATGGAAAAATGAATACAAACGTGTAAATATCGGTGGAATTAGCTGTGATCACTCGGATTATTACAATTCTGAAGATTTAAATCAGGAGGTTTTGCTCCCGAGCTATTCCAATGATGAGAAGGAACCATTGTATATTGGTTTTTTCCATACCGGAGCTTATCAGGATGCAATTAGCGGATATGGAGGTATTAAGCATTGTTTGATCCCATCACCAAAGCACGTTATTATTGATAGAGATGAAAAAGGCAATTTTTTCGATTACGTTTATCGTAATGAACAATCTGCCGATGAGATGTTTAAACTTTTAGGATACAAAAAATAA
- a CDS encoding acetate uptake transporter translates to MSNVKLGNPAVVGLGGFGLTTLLLQFHNIGLCGLGPVVAMGFVFGGLAQLMAGMLEHKNGNNFGFAAFSGYGSFWIGLGVIWLMNFYGVYKSSTTDVGYYLVAWTLFTVILWVASFFIHAAMATTFTTLLIGFILLDLGHFGFPILDEVAGYELIICALCAWYMMAAIIINDVAGRTILKMGQPWIKAK, encoded by the coding sequence ATGAGCAACGTAAAATTAGGTAATCCGGCTGTAGTCGGACTTGGTGGGTTTGGATTGACAACCCTTTTATTGCAGTTTCATAACATTGGATTGTGTGGATTAGGTCCTGTTGTTGCAATGGGATTTGTTTTTGGTGGACTGGCACAGCTTATGGCTGGTATGCTCGAGCACAAAAACGGCAACAATTTCGGTTTTGCAGCATTTTCCGGTTACGGTTCATTTTGGATTGGTTTAGGTGTTATCTGGCTGATGAATTTTTACGGAGTATACAAATCATCGACCACTGATGTTGGATATTACCTGGTTGCATGGACCTTATTTACTGTTATTTTATGGGTAGCATCATTCTTTATTCATGCTGCAATGGCTACCACTTTTACTACATTACTTATTGGTTTCATTCTTTTGGACTTAGGTCATTTTGGATTTCCAATTTTAGATGAGGTAGCTGGATACGAATTGATTATTTGTGCATTATGCGCTTGGTACATGATGGCTGCCATCATTATTAACGACGTTGCTGGTCGTACAATTTTGAAAATGGGTCAACCATGGATCAAAGCAAAATAA
- a CDS encoding VOC family protein has product MKKHFLGLRTTIYKTNELTKAKNWYSKAFETSPYFDEDFYIGFNIGGFELGLLPETDSNVSKTDNVLSYWGVDDINKAFSHLIEMGAVGHEQPTNVGGELWVASVKDPWGNVIGIIYNPDFKAQ; this is encoded by the coding sequence ATGAAAAAGCATTTTTTAGGCTTACGAACTACCATATACAAAACAAATGAACTCACAAAAGCTAAAAACTGGTACTCCAAAGCTTTTGAAACTTCTCCCTATTTTGATGAAGATTTTTACATTGGATTTAATATCGGTGGATTTGAATTAGGCCTTTTGCCGGAGACAGATTCAAATGTTTCGAAAACAGATAATGTTTTATCATACTGGGGAGTTGATGATATTAACAAAGCATTCTCACATTTAATAGAAATGGGTGCTGTAGGTCATGAACAACCTACAAATGTAGGGGGAGAACTTTGGGTAGCAAGTGTAAAAGATCCATGGGGAAATGTTATTGGCATCATATACAATCCGGATTTTAAAGCCCAGTAA